The genomic DNA TTCAACACCTTACAGTCGGGGCTTGTAAATGGCCCCGTTTGTAAGTCGTAATCCCTCACGTTTTTTAGGGCATTTCAACTATAGTGAATAAAATAAAATAGGAGGTTGGTATGTTGTCGTAATCCCTCACGTTTTTTAGGGCATTTCAACTAATAGTTTGAGAATTATCAATTAATGAAAGTATGTATATCGTCGTAATCCCTCACGTTTTTTAGGGCATTTCAACAGTGGCAAAATTCGGGCATTGAAATTCAATGCCTACAAAACTTAAAGTTTTAATAAATATCTAATATAGGCTACAGCTCAAAGCCTCTGACCCTCTAAAAATTTACCTTATTCATATTACAAAGAGCTACACATAAATGATAGCAAATTTTTCCACTTAAATACAGTCAAGTTTGAGAATGTTTGAAAATTCTCATTTGTTTCTAAAAGGTATTAAGATTCTTCGGCTGCAAAGCAGCCTCAGAATGACGATGAAAGTCATCCTGAGGGCAAAGCCCGAAGGATCTCTTAAAATTCATAGCCATTTTTCAAACAGCCTCAGTTAAGTTTCAAGGTTTCAAGTATTAAAAACTCTGTTAAAAATGTAATCCACATGTTTTGTATGGTAAGAAAGGTCAAAGATATCTTCTATCTCTTTATCTGTAAGAACTTTCTTAACTCTCTCATCCGATTTTAAAAGTTCTTTAAAGTCTTTTCCTTCCTGCCACACTTTCATTGCATTTTCTTGAACTACAGCATAAGCATCTTCTCTTGAAAGACCTCCCTTTTCTATAAGTGTAAGGAGCACTCTTTGTGAGAAAACAAGCCCTTTAAGAAGATTTAAGTTTTTCATCATATTTTCAGGATATACAACAAGATTATCTATCAGCCATTCAAACTTTTGAAGCATGTAATCAAGAGCTATACATGCATCAACAAAAGTTGTTCTTTCAGTAGAAGAATGACTTATATCTCTTTCATGCCATAAAGCTATATTTTCCATTCCTATAATGGAAGCACTCCTTACAACTCTTGCAAGACCGCACAATCTTTCTGATAAAATCGGATTCCTTTTATGAGGCATTGCAGAAGACCCTTTCTGCCCTTTTCTGAAAGGTTCTTCAACTTCCCTGACTTCTGTTCTTTGAAGGTGTCTTATCTCTGTAGCAAACTGTTCAATGGAGCTTGCAGTAATTGCAAGTGCGTTTAGAAACTCTGCATGTCTATCTCTCTGAACAACTTGATTTGAAACTTTAGCATACCCTATTCCAAGCTCCCTGCACGCTATCTCTTCCACTCTCGGGTCTATATTCGCATAAGTCCCAACAGCTCCAGATATCTTACCCACCGCAGCCCTTTCAATAGCTGCTGATAGTCTTTCCCTATTTCTTTTCATCTCCTCATACCAGATGGCAAGCTTTAACCCGAATGTTATCGGTTCAGCGTGGATACCGTGTGTTCTACCAATCATCACGGTATACTTATGCTCAAGCGCCCTTCTTTTTATAGCTTCAAGTATTCTGTCTATATCTTTTAAAAGAATTTCCCCAGCCTGTTTTATCTGAATGGCAAAGGCTGTATCAAGCATATCTGATGAAGTCATCCCAAAATGAAGATATTTTGCCGAATCTCCGACAATTTCCTTAATGTATGTAAGAAAAGCGATAACATCGTGATTTGTTATCTCTTCTATTTCATTTATCCTTTTTATATCAAACTCTTTCCTGCCTTCTATAAAGTCTCTTGTCTTTTCTTCTATCTCCTTTAAAGCCTCTTCTGGCACTTTACCAAGCTGAACCCACGCTTTTGTAGCAGCAATCTCTACTTTAAGCCATGCTCTATATTTGTTCTGCAAATCCCAAACTGCACTCATTTCAGGGAGAGAATAACGAGCAATCATATAACCTCCAGCAATTACGTAATTTCCATAGTTTTTAATAGATGCTTAAGCTCAACAGTTAGATTAAGCATAAGCTCTTTAGCAAACTCCGTTTTACCTTCAAATCCAAAAACCACAATATCAGAAGTTGCTCTTATAATGTAAAAAGGTAATACAGGTGATTTCAAACCCATCGCAGGGAAAAGCAATCTACCGTTTATCTCTTTATTTTCAGGAAAGACAGGTGCATCACCTATAGGATTAACAGCTATCGCTTCAAATGAAATATCCCTTAGTTTATACACATCTGGCACATCATTAATGGCAGAAACAAAGAAACCTTTATACCTTCCAATAAAAGGCAATCTAATTGACTTCCTTCTATTTTCAAAAGTAGCTACTTTTTCAACATTTAAAACATTACCTTCTACAGACTTTATGTCATAAACCTGAACCTTATTTGTATGGTCAATAAGTTTTAATCCTTTAGAAGTATCAATAAAATTCATTATTTTTAAAGCAGGAACTAAAACTCTATTTCCTTCAAATTCAACATTCACAGGGAAATCAGCCTTTGGAAGTGCAGGAATATCAAGAGTTAAAAATGCTATTGTTTTCATTAAAGTATCTCCATAATTACTGTGGTTCTTTTTCCTTCAATTTTATAATATTTTCTATCTCCTGAGGAGTGAAATAATAAGCAGTAGAGCAGAAATTACATTTTATTTCTGCCCCTCCTTCTTCAATAAGCTTTTTCAAATCTTCCACTGGAAGAAGGAAAAGGCTCTGTTCGGCTGTTTCTTTTGAACATCTACATTTAAATGAAAGCTCTTTAAGTGCAAGAACCTTAACCGTGAACCCTTCAAGCACCTGCTCAATTATATCTTCAGGTCTCTTACCAGATGTCAAAAGCTCTGTCATAGGCGGGAGTTTCTTCACATTTTCTTCAATCTTTGCAATATTCTTGTCCTTTGCTCCAGGTAGCGGCTGAACCAGAAAACCGCCTGCTGCCTGCACTTTTCCATCTTCACCTATTAAAACTCCAAGTGAAACTGCCGATGGAATTTGCTCCGATTTTAAAAGATAATAGGCTATGTCTTCTGCTATTTCTCCAGAAACAATCGGAACAGAACTTTCATAAGGAGTTCTAAGTCCTAAATCTTTCACCACAGTCAGAGTTCCTTTCCCTATTGCACTTTTAACGTCAAACTTCTTTTTCCCGTTAACAACCTTTGATTTAAGCTCAAGATGTTTATTCTGTATAAATCCTCTGACTTCTCCTTTCCCGTTGGCTTCAGCAACAACAAGTCCAGCAGGCCCATCTCCTTCTATACGAAGTAAAACTCTCTGCTCTGTAGCATGCTTTACAAGAGTGGTCAGAAGGATAGCCCCTGCCATTGTCCTTCCAAGAACAACAGTTGAAAGAGGAGTAAGCCCGTGTTTTAACCTTGCAATATCTGTAAGGTTGGTTGTTCTTATACAAAAAATTCTTATAGCATCTTCCCCTGTAACAGCTACAACACCGTAATCTCTATCACCGAAATACTCTTTAAAGTCTTTCTTTACTTGCTCATCAAGCTTCTTAAGCATAAAACAACTCCTTACTTTGCATAATCTACAGCTCTTGTTTCTCTTATAACAGTTATTTTAATCTGGCCTGGATACTGAACCTCTTCCTCTATCCTTTTTGCAATCTGGTGAGCAAGAAGTGCTGCCTCTTCATCGGTAATTTTATCATGTTCAACCATTATTCTAACTTCTCTTCCAGCCTGTATTGCAAAAGCTTTTGAAACTCCAGGGAAGGATTCAGCTATACTTTCAAGTTTTTCTATCCTTTTAATGTAAGCTTCAAGGCTCTCTCTCCTTGCTCCAGGTCTTGCAGCAGAAAGGGCATCTCCCACCTGCGCAAGAACAGACTCAACATATTTAGCTTCCACCTCTCCGTGATGAGAAGCTGCAGCGTTAACAACCTCATCAGGTTCACCATAACGTTTTAAGATTTCAGCACCAACAGCAGCATGAGAACCTTCAGTTTCATGAGATACAGCCTTTCCTATATCATGGAAAAGTCCCGCCCTTTTTGCAAGTTCAGGGTCAGCATCTATTTCAGCAGCAAGCATTGAAGCAAGATAGGCCACTTCTTTCACATGCTGTAAAACATTTTGTCCGTAGCTTGTTCTGAATTTAAGACTTCCAAGAAGCTTGATGAGTTCTGGATGAACGTTTGAAATACCAAGCTCAAATAGTGTTTCTTCACCTGCAGAGATTATCTCCTGGTCTATCTCTTCTCTTACTTTTTCAACAACCTCTTCTATCCTTGCAGGATGAATTCTTCCATCTGCAACAAGTCTTTCAAGTGCTATCCTTGCAACTTCTCTTCTTACAGGGTCAAAACAGGATATTGCAACAGCTTCTGGAGTATCATCTATGATAAGGTCAACTCCTGTAGCAAGCTCAAACGCTCTGATATTTCTCCCTTCCCTTCCGATAATTCTTCCTTTCATCTCGTTATTAGGAAGGTCCACAACAGCAACTGTTGTCTCAGCAACGTGCTCTGTCGCAAGCCTTTGAATCGTTGTAGAAAGAATTCTCCTCGCCCTTCTTTCAGCCATAAACTCAAACTCTTCTTCCATCTTTTTATATCTTGCAGCAAGTTCAGACTTTATCTCATCTTCCATCCTTCTTAAAAGCTCTTCTTCTGCTTCCTCTTTTGTCATACCTGAAATCTCTTCAAGTTTTTTAAGTTCTCCCTCAATCAATCTTGCAAGCTCAAGCTCTTTTTCTGAAAGTTCCGCTTCAAGCTTTTGAAGTTCCTGTTTTTTAGCTTCAAGTTCTTTTTCTATCCTTTCAAGAAACTCAGCACGTTTATCAAGATTTTCTTCCCGTTTATCAAGGGAAATTTCCCTTTTATCAAGAAACTCCTCCCTTTTTAAAAGCCTTTTCTCAAACTCCTGAAGTTCCCTTCTCTTTTCTCTAAGCTCTTCATCTATACGCTCTTTCTCAAGTTGAACCTTCTCCTTTGCATGAAGAAGTGCTTCTCTCCTTATTTCCTCAACCTTTTCCTGAGCCTCTTTTAGAATAGAATCAGCTTTCCTTTTTAAATCTTCAGCTTCTTCTCTGGCTCTTCTTATAACTCTTTCTGCTTCCTCTTTAGCTTCTTCTCTAATCTGCTCTCTTATCCTTTCAATCTCGGCTTTCTCTTTTTTTGTTCCTACAACAAAGCCGGCACCAACACCTGCAATGATAGATAAAATAACTATCATTAACTGTTCCATTTTTTCCTCCTTATTACTCTTTTTTCAGAAACAACAACATCAACAGGCACATCAAACGGCTCAACGGGAAGTCTGTCAATTATCTGAAAGTCAAAACAAACTCCGACCTTAAAATAGTCTTTTCCGGATAAAAACCTGTCGTAGAATCCACCACCGTAACCAAGACGGTAACATTCAAGGTCAAAAGCTATACCGGGAACAAAAACAACATCGGGCTTGTAGCTTTTTGAAAGAAAAACAGGTTCAAAAATACCTTTAAAACCTTTAGAAAGTTCATCTAAAGATGAAACTTCAATAGGAATAATCTCTTTTCCAACAACTTTAGGAAATAGAACTCTCTTTCCATGATCTTTTAAAAAAGAGAAAAGAGAAAGGAGAGAAACCTCTCCCTTGTGGGGGTAGTATAGAAGAAAACTGCTAAATTCAAGAAGGTTTTCTATGTTAAGAATATGCCCACAAACCTCAATGCTCAACTTCTCAGCGCAGGTTTTATCAAGCAATAAACGTTTCTCTTTTATTCTTTTCCTTATCTCAGCTTTAAGCTCTTTCATACTACCCCTATAATGGGGCATAAGGGGAAGGGAAAACTACGGCGCTATTTTTTTCTTTGAATTTATTAAAACCTTCGCGCCTTCCTCATGAAGTCTCTGAATTTCAAGACCAAGATCTCTTATCTGCTCTCTTAACATCTCATTTTCATCAAGAAGATACAAGCATGCTATGACAAGTGCCTTATCGTATGTAATCTTTGTATTGGCAGACCTTATACGCTCTATCATCTTTTCAAGTCTGACACCAAGATGCCTTACATACTCAGGGTCTTTATCGGTCCTTATGGTAAATCTCCTGCCGGAGACAATTATATCTACAGTATTAGGCAAATTTGCCACTTTCCACTTCCTCTTATGCCCTTAAATGGATATTTTCTTTTTCAAGATTTTTTACAACTTTCTCTATTATACGTGAAACTTCTTCATCTGACAATGTTTTTTCCGAAGAACGGAAAGTCAGGGAAAACGCAAGGCTTTTCTTGCCTTCAGGTATATTTTCCCCTTCATATATATCAAAAAGCTTAATTTTTTCTAAAAGTTTACCGGCAGACTTAACAATTATCTTTTCAACATCTTTTGCAAAAACATCTTTATCCACAAGAACAGCAATATCCCTTGTAACAGGTGGAAACTTCGGAAGCTTTTTAAATTTAGCAACTTTCCCCTTTGCAAGTTCAAGGAGAAGTTCAAGGTCAATTTCAGCAATATAAACAGGTTGCTTTATCTCAAACTTTTCATCAATATCAGGATGGAGTCTTCCTAAAAACCCTGCATATTTTCCGTCAATAATCAATTTTGCTGCCTGTCCGGGATGGAGAAAAGATTTATCCTCTTCTCTCTCAAACTCAGGAGTAAGATTCAGAAAATCCACAAGTTCTTCAACAAATCCTTTCAGGTCATAGAAATCAACTTTTCTCTCTCTGAACATTCCTTCGGAAACTTTCCCAGAAAGAAGAATTGAAAGGTGCAACCTTTCTTCAGGTAAGTCTTTACCAGTATCTTCAAATGTCACAGCCGTTTCAAAAATCGCAATATCTTTTTCGTTTCTTTTGATATTTTGAACACAGTTATTTATAAGAGAAGGGAAAAGAACATCTCTCATACCAACCCACTCTTCTGAAAGCGGATTGGAAATTTTAACAAGGGAATCAAAATCAAGACCAAAAGTTTCATACAATTTTTTACTTATAAAACTGTAATTTATAACTTCTGTAAGACCTTTAGCTGCAAGAAACTCTTTTATCTCAACAATGTTAAAAAAGTCTCTGGGTCTTTCAACATCTGAATGCATAAGAGGATAGGTGCTCTTTACATTCTTCATTCCATAAATGCGAACAATCTCTTCTATAATATCAACTTCCCTTGAAATATCATATTTTCGCCAGGAAGGAACCTTAACAACAATATAATCCTGCTCTTTCTTAACAGGGAAACCAAGAGAAGCAAGAATCTCAAAAGATTTTCTTGGCGGAATATCAACACCTATAAGCTTTTTAACTTTATCCGGATTAAAGACTATAACCTTAGGAGTATAAGGTTTCGGGTAAAACTCAACTTTTCCAGATAAAATATTAGCATCAGCATATTTCTGTAAAAGGTGTAAAGCTCTTTCAGCGGCAAAAATTGTAGCTTCAATATCAGCACCCCTTTCAAACCTGTAAGACGCATCGGTTGAAAGACCAAGTCTTTTTGCCGTTTTCCTTATGGTAAATGGGTCAAAATGGGCACTTTCAAGAACAACATCTGTAGTATTATAAGTAACTCCTGAATCCTCTCCACCCATAATGCCTGCAAGAGCAAGAGGTTTTTCAGTATCAGCAATAACAAGGTCTGAAGATGTAAGAGTTCTCTCAACACCATCAAGAGTTACAATTTTTTCTCCATCTTTTGCCTTTCTAACAACAATCGTTTTATCTTTTATTTTACTTTCATCAAAAGCGTGTAAAGGCTGTCCAATCTCATACAAAACGTAGTTTGTAATATCAACAACGTTATTAATAGGCCTTAAACCCACAAGATAAAGTCTTATCTGCATAAAAAGTGGAGAGTGCTTTACTTTCACATCTTTGGCAACAAAACCATCATACCTTGGACATCCCTTTTCATCTTCAACAACAAGCTCAAGCTCTTCAGAAGCTTTCTTTTCAATGGTAGTGTAGGAAATTTCCGGAAGAACAATCTCCCTTCCGAGAACAGCTTTTAATTCCCTTGCTATTCCAAGGATACTGAGAGCATCTGGACGGTTTGTTGTTATTTCATACTCTATAATCCAGTCATCAAGACCAAGAGCCTTAACAGCATCAGCACCAAGCTCAAGATTGGCATCTTCAGGAAGAATCATTATCCCGTCTGAATGGGTAGTAAGACCCAGTTCCTCTTCAGAACAGAGCATTCCGTTTGATTCAACACCTCTTAACTTGCTCTTCTTTATTCTTATTCCTATTGGAAGCTTTGAGCCGTGAAGAGCAACAGGAACAACAGCTCCCTCAAAAATATTATCAGCACCTGTTACTATTTGTAAAACGGTATCTCCAATATCCACCTGACAGATTTTAAGCTTATCAGCATTTGGATGTTTCTCAATCGTAAGGATTTTACCTATAACAACCTTTTCAATATCTTTTCCAGCGTAGTAAACAGAATCAACTTCTATACCTATATCTGTAAGAATATCAGCTATCTCTTCAGCTGAGTAATCTTCAATGTTTATAAATTCTTTAAGCCAGTTATATGTTATCCTCATATTTCCAACCCTTTAAACTGTTTTATAAATCTTAAATCGTTTTCAAAGAACAATCTTAAATCATCAATACCGTATTTGAGCATCGTAAGCCTTTCAACACCCATTCCAAAGGCAAACCCCTGATATGTTTCCGGGTCTATATTAACAGAGCGGAAAACTGCAGGATCAACCATACCGCAACCAAGCACTTCAAGCCAACCTGTTCCTTTACAAACTTTACAGCCACTTCCACCGCAAATAACACACCCTATATCAACTTCAGCACTGGGCTCTGTAAAAGGGAAAAAACTCGGTCTGAACCTGACCTTTGTGTCAGAACCAAAAAACTCTTTAAGGAAAAGCTCAAGAACACCTTTAAGGTCGGCAAAAGTTACAGAAGTATCTACCATCAATCCTTCAACCTGATGAAACATTGGAGTGTGAGTAACATCAGCATCTTTTCTGTAAACTTTACCCGGTGCAATTATCTGAACAGGAGGTTGTGTTGATTCCATAACCCTTATCTGAACAGGAGAAGTGTGTGTTCTTAAAACAGTTTCTTCATTTATATAAAAAGTATCCTGCATCTCTCTTGCTGGATGTCCTTTAGGAATGTTTAAAGCTTCAAAGTTGTAAAAATCGGTTTCTATCTCAGGACCTTTAGCAACGGCAAAACCCATAGAAGTAAATATGTTAACAATTTCCGTTAACGTTTTTGTTATTGGATGAAGAGCACCCGAAGAAACTTTTCTGCCTGGAAGTGTTATATCTATATATTCCTGCCTTATTTTCCTTTGTTTTTCTATTTCCTTAAGCCTTTGAACCTTTTCTTCAATAAAAGACTCTATCTCTTTTTTTAGTTCATTACACGCCTTTCCAAAATCCTTTCTTTTTTCAGGAGGAAGTTCCGGTATTCTTTTCAAAAGAGAAGTTATCTCACCTTTTCTCCCAAGATACTTTACCCGCAGTTCTTCAACTGCTTTTAAAGAAGAAATTTTTGATAACTCTTCCTGAACTTTTTTCTTTATATCATTTAAAATTCCAATATCCATTTTCCCCTCTTAAAATTCACTTCCTTAAAATGAAAAAGGGGAGGCTTAACCTCCCCACAGATTATAGCAGTTTTAAATAACCGCCTTCACTCTTTCAACAATAGCTTTGAAACCTTCAGGGTCTCTTACAGCAATATCTGCAAGAACTTTTCTGTCAAGCTCAATTCCAGCTTTTTTAAGACCATTGATAAATCTGCTGTAATTGAGACCAAACTGCCTAACTGCCGCATTAATTCTTGCAATCCAGAGTCTTCTGAACTCTCTTTTTCTCTCTCTTCTATGCTTGTAAGCATAAAAGAGAGACTTCATTACCTGAATTTTCATAGTTCTGTAAAGCTTATGTTTTGCACCAAAGTAGCCTTTGGTCATCTTCTTCAATTTCTTTCTTCTGTACCTTCTTCTACTTGTTTTAACTCTCATCTTCTCTCCTCCTTTTTTGCGAGCTACGGGCGCCTTCTAAGGCTTTATGCCCGATTGCATCACTTACTTGTAAAGCACAAGTTCTCTGTAGTTTGCAGCCTGAGCACCTGAAAGATAGCCAGCTTTCCTGAGCCTTCTTTTTCTCTTTCTACTCTTTTTTGTAAGGATGTGACCTTTGTTAGGATGCCAGTGTTTCACCTTACCTGTAGCTGTAACCTTTACTCTCTTTGCTGCAGATCTGCGAGTCTTTATCTTTGGCATACCAATCGCCTCCTTCAAAAATTAAACGGTAGTAATTATATACTCTAAAAAGCATATTTCAAGGCTACAAAAGTTATCTTTTCGTTCCGCCTACAGTAATCTCTTTTATTCTAATAGTCGGAAGAGCATCAGAAACCGGCACACCCTGACCGTCTTTGCCGCACGTTCCTATTGCGAAACCAAGGTCATTACCAACAGCATCAATATTTTGTAGCACTGCAGGTCCGTTACCTATCAAAGAAGCTCCCTTAATCGGATAAGTAATCTTTCCGTTCTCTATCATATACCCTTCCGATATTTCAAAAACAAAATCTCCGTTTACAGTATTAACCTGTCCTCCACCCATCTTTACAACATATATTCCACGGTCGGTTCCTTCTATAATATCCTGAGGATTATCATTTCCTGGAGCTATAAATGTGTTTGTCATTCTTGGAATAGGAACATGCATGTATGATTGTCTTCTTCCGTTTCCTGTCAGGATAAACGTTCCAGACTGTTCAGATTGAAGCCTATCATACATAAAGCTTTTAAGGATACCGTTTTCTATAAGAACGGTTTTACCTGTAGGAACTCCCTCGTCATCATAACCTGAAGAACCGTATTTTCCTTTAAGAGTGCCATCATCTATAACAGTTACAAGTTCTGAAGCAACCTTCTCACCTAACTTACCAGAATAGACAGAAAGCCCCTGATTAGCAATGTCAGCTTCAAGTCCATGCCCCACAGCTTCATGAATCATAGTTCCGCCAGCTTTTGATGAGATAACAACTGTAAACGTTCCTGCCGGAGCAGGCTCTGCAGAAAGCATTTTTAGTGCTCTTTCCGCAGCATTTAAAGCTATATCTTCAGGTTGATATTCATTGAAAAGGGAGTAATCACCAAGGTGACCTACAGGTTCATAACCTGTCTGTAAAGATTTCCCGTCTGAAGCAACAACAAGAACGTAAAAAACAACCCGCGGCCGTATATCTTCAACTATATGACCAAGAGAGTTAACAATTACTACTTCCTGAATGGAATCTTTAAGAACAACCGTTACCTGCTTTATCCTGTCTCCACACTCCCTTGCCCTGTAATTTGCCCTTTTTAAAAGCATTATCTTATCTTCAGATGAAACGTTGAAATCAACACCACCGTCAACAACCTGCTGGTATCTTTTTTCTTTAGGTTCCCAGTTGATAGAGACCGGTTTATCACCATTTGCAGGAGCAAGGTTATTGATTACATTAAGAATCGCTTTTTGAGTTATATCGTTTGTAAAACCGTAAAAGGTCTTACCTCCCTTTATCATTCTTATACCGACACCTATCTCTATCCCGTTTGAAACACTTTCAACCTTGTTATCCTCAAGCTTGGCAGTAAATGTAAATTTCTTTTCAAAGAAAAGGTCAGCAAAATCAGCACCGCGCTTTATAAGCTCTTTAACACCAAATTCTCCAAGCTCTTTAAAA from Desulfurobacterium atlanticum includes the following:
- the purB gene encoding adenylosuccinate lyase, with protein sequence MIARYSLPEMSAVWDLQNKYRAWLKVEIAATKAWVQLGKVPEEALKEIEEKTRDFIEGRKEFDIKRINEIEEITNHDVIAFLTYIKEIVGDSAKYLHFGMTSSDMLDTAFAIQIKQAGEILLKDIDRILEAIKRRALEHKYTVMIGRTHGIHAEPITFGLKLAIWYEEMKRNRERLSAAIERAAVGKISGAVGTYANIDPRVEEIACRELGIGYAKVSNQVVQRDRHAEFLNALAITASSIEQFATEIRHLQRTEVREVEEPFRKGQKGSSAMPHKRNPILSERLCGLARVVRSASIIGMENIALWHERDISHSSTERTTFVDACIALDYMLQKFEWLIDNLVVYPENMMKNLNLLKGLVFSQRVLLTLIEKGGLSREDAYAVVQENAMKVWQEGKDFKELLKSDERVKKVLTDKEIEDIFDLSYHTKHVDYIFNRVFNT
- the hslO gene encoding Hsp33 family molecular chaperone HslO, which codes for MLKKLDEQVKKDFKEYFGDRDYGVVAVTGEDAIRIFCIRTTNLTDIARLKHGLTPLSTVVLGRTMAGAILLTTLVKHATEQRVLLRIEGDGPAGLVVAEANGKGEVRGFIQNKHLELKSKVVNGKKKFDVKSAIGKGTLTVVKDLGLRTPYESSVPIVSGEIAEDIAYYLLKSEQIPSAVSLGVLIGEDGKVQAAGGFLVQPLPGAKDKNIAKIEENVKKLPPMTELLTSGKRPEDIIEQVLEGFTVKVLALKELSFKCRCSKETAEQSLFLLPVEDLKKLIEEGGAEIKCNFCSTAYYFTPQEIENIIKLKEKEPQ
- the rny gene encoding ribonuclease Y — translated: MEQLMIVILSIIAGVGAGFVVGTKKEKAEIERIREQIREEAKEEAERVIRRAREEAEDLKRKADSILKEAQEKVEEIRREALLHAKEKVQLEKERIDEELREKRRELQEFEKRLLKREEFLDKREISLDKREENLDKRAEFLERIEKELEAKKQELQKLEAELSEKELELARLIEGELKKLEEISGMTKEEAEEELLRRMEDEIKSELAARYKKMEEEFEFMAERRARRILSTTIQRLATEHVAETTVAVVDLPNNEMKGRIIGREGRNIRAFELATGVDLIIDDTPEAVAISCFDPVRREVARIALERLVADGRIHPARIEEVVEKVREEIDQEIISAGEETLFELGISNVHPELIKLLGSLKFRTSYGQNVLQHVKEVAYLASMLAAEIDADPELAKRAGLFHDIGKAVSHETEGSHAAVGAEILKRYGEPDEVVNAAASHHGEVEAKYVESVLAQVGDALSAARPGARRESLEAYIKRIEKLESIAESFPGVSKAFAIQAGREVRIMVEHDKITDEEAALLAHQIAKRIEEEVQYPGQIKITVIRETRAVDYAK
- a CDS encoding 5-formyltetrahydrofolate cyclo-ligase; its protein translation is MKELKAEIRKRIKEKRLLLDKTCAEKLSIEVCGHILNIENLLEFSSFLLYYPHKGEVSLLSLFSFLKDHGKRVLFPKVVGKEIIPIEVSSLDELSKGFKGIFEPVFLSKSYKPDVVFVPGIAFDLECYRLGYGGGFYDRFLSGKDYFKVGVCFDFQIIDRLPVEPFDVPVDVVVSEKRVIRRKKWNS
- a CDS encoding cell division protein ZapA, which encodes MANLPNTVDIIVSGRRFTIRTDKDPEYVRHLGVRLEKMIERIRSANTKITYDKALVIACLYLLDENEMLREQIRDLGLEIQRLHEEGAKVLINSKKKIAP
- the pheT gene encoding phenylalanine--tRNA ligase subunit beta codes for the protein MRITYNWLKEFINIEDYSAEEIADILTDIGIEVDSVYYAGKDIEKVVIGKILTIEKHPNADKLKICQVDIGDTVLQIVTGADNIFEGAVVPVALHGSKLPIGIRIKKSKLRGVESNGMLCSEEELGLTTHSDGIMILPEDANLELGADAVKALGLDDWIIEYEITTNRPDALSILGIARELKAVLGREIVLPEISYTTIEKKASEELELVVEDEKGCPRYDGFVAKDVKVKHSPLFMQIRLYLVGLRPINNVVDITNYVLYEIGQPLHAFDESKIKDKTIVVRKAKDGEKIVTLDGVERTLTSSDLVIADTEKPLALAGIMGGEDSGVTYNTTDVVLESAHFDPFTIRKTAKRLGLSTDASYRFERGADIEATIFAAERALHLLQKYADANILSGKVEFYPKPYTPKVIVFNPDKVKKLIGVDIPPRKSFEILASLGFPVKKEQDYIVVKVPSWRKYDISREVDIIEEIVRIYGMKNVKSTYPLMHSDVERPRDFFNIVEIKEFLAAKGLTEVINYSFISKKLYETFGLDFDSLVKISNPLSEEWVGMRDVLFPSLINNCVQNIKRNEKDIAIFETAVTFEDTGKDLPEERLHLSILLSGKVSEGMFRERKVDFYDLKGFVEELVDFLNLTPEFEREEDKSFLHPGQAAKLIIDGKYAGFLGRLHPDIDEKFEIKQPVYIAEIDLELLLELAKGKVAKFKKLPKFPPVTRDIAVLVDKDVFAKDVEKIIVKSAGKLLEKIKLFDIYEGENIPEGKKSLAFSLTFRSSEKTLSDEEVSRIIEKVVKNLEKENIHLRA
- the pheS gene encoding phenylalanine--tRNA ligase subunit alpha, with protein sequence MDIGILNDIKKKVQEELSKISSLKAVEELRVKYLGRKGEITSLLKRIPELPPEKRKDFGKACNELKKEIESFIEEKVQRLKEIEKQRKIRQEYIDITLPGRKVSSGALHPITKTLTEIVNIFTSMGFAVAKGPEIETDFYNFEALNIPKGHPAREMQDTFYINEETVLRTHTSPVQIRVMESTQPPVQIIAPGKVYRKDADVTHTPMFHQVEGLMVDTSVTFADLKGVLELFLKEFFGSDTKVRFRPSFFPFTEPSAEVDIGCVICGGSGCKVCKGTGWLEVLGCGMVDPAVFRSVNIDPETYQGFAFGMGVERLTMLKYGIDDLRLFFENDLRFIKQFKGLEI
- the rplT gene encoding 50S ribosomal protein L20, with amino-acid sequence MRVKTSRRRYRRKKLKKMTKGYFGAKHKLYRTMKIQVMKSLFYAYKHRRERKREFRRLWIARINAAVRQFGLNYSRFINGLKKAGIELDRKVLADIAVRDPEGFKAIVERVKAVI
- the rpmI gene encoding 50S ribosomal protein L35, translated to MPKIKTRRSAAKRVKVTATGKVKHWHPNKGHILTKKSRKRKRRLRKAGYLSGAQAANYRELVLYK
- a CDS encoding TldD/PmbA family protein; the protein is MLVDFKELGEFGVKELIKRGADFADLFFEKKFTFTAKLEDNKVESVSNGIEIGVGIRMIKGGKTFYGFTNDITQKAILNVINNLAPANGDKPVSINWEPKEKRYQQVVDGGVDFNVSSEDKIMLLKRANYRARECGDRIKQVTVVLKDSIQEVVIVNSLGHIVEDIRPRVVFYVLVVASDGKSLQTGYEPVGHLGDYSLFNEYQPEDIALNAAERALKMLSAEPAPAGTFTVVISSKAGGTMIHEAVGHGLEADIANQGLSVYSGKLGEKVASELVTVIDDGTLKGKYGSSGYDDEGVPTGKTVLIENGILKSFMYDRLQSEQSGTFILTGNGRRQSYMHVPIPRMTNTFIAPGNDNPQDIIEGTDRGIYVVKMGGGQVNTVNGDFVFEISEGYMIENGKITYPIKGASLIGNGPAVLQNIDAVGNDLGFAIGTCGKDGQGVPVSDALPTIRIKEITVGGTKR